The proteins below come from a single Miscanthus floridulus cultivar M001 chromosome 1, ASM1932011v1, whole genome shotgun sequence genomic window:
- the LOC136462745 gene encoding uncharacterized protein codes for MKRLTKVLMDGGSSLNNTYAKTLYAMGVDRARIQPTRVPFHGIMPEKQVVPLGQIDLPVTFGGPSNYRTETLTFKVVEFHRTYHAILGRPCYVKFMAVPNYTYLKPKMLGLGGVITDGTSFQCTYECEVECCNHAAAIITSGELTAIRKEVTEEAPDPKRSTRSFEPVEGSKEVLIDPGSPEGKVVCIGTTLSSK; via the coding sequence atgaagcggctcaccaaggtactgatggatggtggTAGCAGCCTCAACAACACGTACGCCAAGACGCTCTATGCTATGGGTGTCGACCGAGCACGCATCCAGCCAACcagagtgcctttccatggcatcatgcctgaaAAGCAGgtcgtgccacttgggcagatcgatctgcctgtcaCTTTTGGGGGTCCGTCCaactataggacggagaccctcaccttcaaagtggttgAGTTCCATAGAacttaccatgccatcctaggacgaccatgctatgtgaagttcatggccgtccccaactatacctacctcaagccaAAGATGCTGGGCCTCGGCGGGGTCATCACCGATGGTACCTCCTTCCAGTGcacctatgagtgtgaggtcgagtgctgcaatCACGCCGCGGCAATCATCACCTCTGGAGAGCTCACGGCCATTAGGaaagaggtcaccgaagaagcgcccgaccccaaGAGGTCGACCAGGTCTTTTGAGCCAGTAGAGggctctaaggaggtcctcatagatcctggcAGCCCCGAGGGCAAggtggtgtgcattggcaccacactttcctctaaatag